A genomic window from Pecten maximus chromosome 4, xPecMax1.1, whole genome shotgun sequence includes:
- the LOC117324868 gene encoding spore wall protein 2-like, translating to MVLVLSNRDPIPNLQSFKLYDDLDNSGQLHDLDSSGHLHDLDNSGQLHDLDSSGQLHDLDNSGQLHDLDNSGQLHVLDNSGQLHDLDNSGQLHDLDSSGQLHDLDNSGQLHDLDNSGQLHVLDNSGQLHDLDNSGQLHDLDNSDNSCQTSDLDNSCQTSDLDNSCQTSDIDNDNSCQTSDNDNSCQTSDLDNSCQTSDIDNSCQTSDLDNSCQTSDLDNSCQTSDLDNSCQTSDLDNSCQTSDLDNSCQTSDLDNSCQTSHLDNSCQISDIDNSCQTSHLDNSCQTSDLDNSCQTSDLDNSCQTSDPDNSCQTSDIDNSCQTSDLDNNSQTSDIDNSCHTSDIDNSCQTSHLDNSCQTSDIDNSCQTSDLDNSCQTSDLDNSCHTSHLDNSCQTSDLDNSCQTSDLDNSCQTSDLDNSCQTSDLDNSCQTSDLDNSCQTSHLDNSCQTSDLDNSCQTSHLDNSCQTSDLDNSCQTSHLDNSCQTSDLDNSCQTSDLDNSCQTSDIDNSCQTSDIDNSCQTSDLDNSCQTSDIDNSCQTSDLDTQLSDI from the exons TCTTTTAAGCTATATGATGACCTAGACAACAGTGGTCAGTTACATGACCTAGACAGCAGTGGTCACTTACATGACCTAGACAACAGTGGTCAGTTACATGACCTAGACAGCAGTGGTCAGTTACATGACCTAGACAACAGTGGTCAGTTACATGACCTAGACAACAGTGGTCAGTTACATGTCCTAGACAACAGTGGTCAGTTACATGACCTAGACAACAGTGGTCAGTTACATGACCTAGACAGCAGTGGTCAGTTACATGACCTAGACAACAGTGGTCAGTTACATGACCTAGACAACAGTGGTCAGTTACATGTCCTAGACAACAGTGGTCAGTTACATGACCTAGACAACAGTGGTCAGTTACATGACCTAGACAACAGTG ACAACAGTTGTCAGACATCTGACCTAGACAACAGCTGTCAGACATCTGACCTAGACAACAGTTGTCAGACATCTGACATAGACAACGACAACAGTTGTCAGACATCTGACAACGACAACAGTTGTCAGACATCTGACCTAGACAACAGTTGTCAGACATCTGACATAGACAACAGTTGTCAGACATCTGACCTAGACAACAGTTGTCAGACATCTGACCTAGACAACAGTTGTCAGACATCTGACCTAGACAACAGTTGTCAGACATCTGACCTAGACAACAGTTGTCAGACATCTGACCTAGACAACAGTTGTCAGACATCTGACCTAGACAACAGTTGTCAGACATCTCACCTAGACAACAGTTGTCAGATATCTGACATAGACAACAGTTGTCAGACATCTCACCTAGACAACAGTTGTCAGACATCTGACCTAGACAACAGTTGTCAGACATCTGACCTAGACAACAGTTGTCAGACATCTGACCCAGACAACAGTTGTCAGACATCCGACATAGACAACAGTTGTCAGACATCTGACCTAGACAACAACAGTCAGACATCTGACATAGACAACAGTTGTCATACATCTGACATAGACAACAGTTGTCAGACATCTCACCTAGACAACAGTTGTCAGACATCTGACATAGACAACAGTTGTCAGACATCTGACCTAGACAACAGTTGTCAGACATCTGACCTAGACAACAGTTGTCATACATCTCACCTAGACAACAGTTGTCAGACATCTGACCTAGACAACAGTTGTCAGACATCTGACCTAGACAACAGTTGTCAGACATCTGACCTAGACAACAGTTGTCAGACATCTGACCTAGACAACAGTTGTCAGACATCTGACCTAGACAACAGTTGTCAGACATCTCACCTAGACAACAGTTGTCAGACATCTGACCTAGACAACAGTTGTCAGACATCTCACCTAGACAACAGTTGTCAGACATCTGACCTAGACAACAGTTGTCAGACATCTCACCTAGACAACAGTTGTCAGACATCTGACCTAGACAACAGTTGTCAGACATCTGACCTAGACAACAGTTGTCAGACATCTGACATAGACAACAGTTGTCAGACATCTGACATAGACAACAGTTGTCAGACATCTGACCTAGACAACAGTTGTCAGACATCCGACATAGACAACAGTTGTCAGACATCTGACCTAGACACACAGTTGTCAGACATCTGA